One genomic segment of Paenibacillus sp. FSL H8-0332 includes these proteins:
- a CDS encoding F0F1 ATP synthase subunit delta: MSRDTVVAGRYAKALYGAAFDEGITLQVEEQLKLVVEVLHNDVEVKRFILAPRISQSDKLNVLRGTLQGKVSEAVMNTVQLLVERGRTDIFEELLAKYIKIEGDALGIGYATVYSAYSLNQAEQDSVAAEFSQLTGRKIRVTNVVDRSLLGGLKVLIGDTLYDGSLAGKLTRLEKSFNDKQRR, encoded by the coding sequence ATGAGCCGCGATACGGTAGTTGCCGGGCGCTATGCCAAAGCCTTGTACGGTGCAGCATTCGATGAAGGCATTACGCTTCAAGTGGAGGAACAGCTCAAATTAGTCGTCGAAGTGCTTCATAACGATGTTGAGGTGAAACGGTTTATCCTCGCACCCCGCATCTCGCAATCCGACAAGCTGAATGTGCTGCGCGGGACACTTCAAGGTAAAGTCTCGGAAGCGGTCATGAACACGGTACAATTATTGGTAGAGCGTGGCAGAACCGATATTTTCGAAGAGTTGCTTGCCAAGTATATCAAGATTGAAGGGGATGCTCTTGGCATTGGCTACGCTACTGTCTATTCCGCTTATTCCCTGAATCAAGCTGAACAGGATAGTGTTGCGGCTGAATTCAGCCAGCTTACTGGCCGTAAGATTCGTGTAACCAATGTAGTGGATAGAAGCCTGCTCGGCGGACTGAAGGTCCTAATCGGCGATACGCTGTATGATGGAAGTCTGGCTGGTAAGCTTACGCGTCTTGAGAAATCCTTTAATGATAAGCAAAGAAGATAG
- the atpF gene encoding F0F1 ATP synthase subunit B, with product MDIIWTNIVFSIAAFIILYFLLSKFAFSKLFGIMEKRREMVLQQMDEAAKTREQAVAYVEEQKQALQQARQEAQAIIQQSQATSNNQVDKILEQAHVEASRLKDEAVRDIENEKNKAVEALRSELGTASVRIASKLLEKEVAADGEQEQLVDQYLKEVGGRS from the coding sequence GTGGATATCATTTGGACAAATATAGTGTTTTCTATTGCTGCTTTTATAATTCTATACTTCCTGCTCAGCAAATTTGCCTTCAGCAAGCTGTTCGGAATTATGGAGAAGCGCCGTGAAATGGTGCTGCAGCAAATGGATGAAGCAGCCAAGACCAGAGAGCAGGCGGTCGCTTATGTAGAAGAGCAGAAGCAGGCTCTGCAGCAGGCGCGCCAAGAGGCACAGGCTATCATTCAGCAGTCCCAGGCTACCAGCAACAACCAGGTTGATAAAATTCTCGAGCAGGCCCACGTGGAAGCGAGCCGTCTGAAAGACGAAGCGGTACGTGACATTGAGAACGAGAAGAACAAAGCGGTCGAAGCACTGCGCAGCGAGCTGGGTACAGCCTCGGTCCGCATTGCCTCGAAGCTGCTTGAGAAGGAAGTTGCAGCTGACGGCGAGCAGGAACAGCTTGTTGATCAATACCTCAAAGAGGTAGGAGGCCGATCATGA
- the atpE gene encoding F0F1 ATP synthase subunit C: protein MEFLAAAIAVGLGALGAGLGNGMIVSKTVESIARQPEARNALQTTMFIGVGIVEVIPLAATVIAFLIMFT from the coding sequence ATGGAATTTTTAGCAGCAGCAATCGCGGTTGGTTTGGGCGCACTCGGCGCAGGTCTGGGTAACGGTATGATCGTCAGCAAGACGGTGGAATCTATCGCCCGTCAGCCGGAAGCACGTAACGCACTGCAGACAACAATGTTTATCGGTGTAGGTATCGTGGAAGTTATTCCTTTGGCCGCTACAGTTATCGCGTTCCTGATCATGTTTACTTAA
- the atpB gene encoding F0F1 ATP synthase subunit A — MHEMPLIYVGGIPIDLSAVLMLVISSVIVFVLVMLSVRNLSVENPSKLQNFMEWVVEFVQGLISSAMDLKKGKPYISLGLTLILFIFVSNLLGLPFSVITEADGPVTVFGHVIEATKNLADGAHAEILWYKSPTADINVTAGLAIVVFVLMNYLGIKLNGKHYFKHYIEPFPIFLPLNIIENLAKPVALAIRLFANIFAGEVLITVILKLGLFSIPFLAIWQGFSIFVGALQAFIFTILTMVYIAQMTIHEEEAH, encoded by the coding sequence ATGCACGAAATGCCTTTAATCTATGTTGGCGGAATACCGATTGACCTGTCTGCTGTGCTGATGCTGGTAATCAGCTCGGTGATAGTGTTCGTACTGGTCATGCTGTCCGTCCGCAACCTGTCGGTTGAGAATCCGTCCAAGCTCCAGAATTTCATGGAATGGGTGGTCGAATTTGTACAGGGACTAATCAGCAGCGCCATGGATCTGAAGAAGGGAAAACCTTACATATCACTGGGGTTGACGCTGATACTGTTTATCTTCGTCTCCAATCTCCTTGGTCTGCCGTTTTCCGTCATTACAGAAGCCGATGGTCCAGTTACAGTCTTCGGACATGTTATCGAAGCAACCAAGAACCTGGCCGATGGCGCGCATGCTGAGATTCTGTGGTACAAATCGCCGACTGCAGACATCAACGTAACCGCAGGACTTGCGATTGTTGTGTTTGTACTCATGAACTACTTAGGCATCAAATTGAACGGCAAGCATTATTTCAAGCATTATATTGAGCCGTTTCCAATTTTCCTGCCGCTGAACATCATTGAGAACCTGGCGAAGCCGGTGGCGCTAGCCATTCGTCTATTCGCTAACATTTTTGCCGGCGAGGTTTTGATTACCGTAATTCTGAAGCTGGGACTGTTCAGTATTCCGTTCTTGGCCATCTGGCAAGGCTTCAGTATCTTTGTCGGGGCACTTCAGGCCTTTATCTTTACGATTCTGACGATGGTTTACATCGCACAGATGACGATCCACGAGGAAGAAGCGCATTAA
- a CDS encoding ATP synthase subunit I produces the protein MDNMTPVINIVTRVTVIIMAGLVMGWALHHETRAVTLGMALGLLAGLVNFRYLALKVRRVTAAVAKQGKSSFSLGFATRISFAILVTMFSVKYEHFSLEATIIGLFIPQLLAIPVGIYLGIKNKL, from the coding sequence ATGGATAATATGACTCCCGTAATCAATATCGTCACCAGGGTGACAGTAATCATTATGGCGGGATTGGTAATGGGGTGGGCTCTCCATCATGAGACCCGTGCAGTTACTCTGGGTATGGCACTCGGCTTGCTGGCAGGACTGGTTAACTTCCGTTATCTTGCCCTCAAGGTCAGAAGAGTGACAGCGGCAGTGGCGAAGCAAGGGAAAAGCTCCTTCAGCCTTGGTTTTGCTACAAGAATCAGCTTTGCAATTCTGGTGACCATGTTCTCAGTCAAATATGAGCATTTCTCGCTGGAGGCAACGATTATCGGCCTGTTCATCCCCCAGCTTCTGGCTATTCCCGTGGGGATATATCTAGGAATCAAGAATAAGCTGTAG
- a CDS encoding ATPase F0F1: MKEPKNEPGLGRTALVLGGAGSLLAAYIVIGFFVAKWLRNLMDGPAFWLAIGTITGLILGVVNVALLIKNFLGEQNG, translated from the coding sequence ATGAAGGAACCAAAGAATGAGCCTGGACTGGGGCGCACAGCTCTAGTACTCGGGGGTGCGGGCAGCTTGCTCGCCGCTTACATTGTAATAGGCTTTTTTGTGGCAAAGTGGCTGCGTAATCTGATGGACGGACCTGCCTTTTGGCTGGCTATCGGAACAATTACCGGGTTGATTCTCGGAGTTGTGAATGTTGCTCTGCTAATCAAAAATTTTTTGGGGGAGCAAAATGGATAA